The Dreissena polymorpha isolate Duluth1 chromosome 8, UMN_Dpol_1.0, whole genome shotgun sequence genome includes the window tatagctatcggataatattttACTCTAAATATGGACTGTTCAGTATTTACCAAGTGTTTTAGCATGATTGTGAGAAAATATGGCTTAACTCATGtgttttaagtgtcatccctgataagcttctaccttgactggatttttactaagaaaacCCATGCGAAACATGTCGGATCTGGTACATTTCCGATTAAATCTCTTGAAGTCTGGTATCTTTTCCGAAATTGGTGCTCTTTGTGTCTGACAAAAACTGTAActgttttttttgtgttaaaaatgaaaacacaGTTTAGAATCTGTACACAAAATATTGACTGGTGTATTCTTCCTTTTCTTGACATTGTTTACATATGATGCTCAAGTAAGCATTTAAACAGCTGTAAAGTTAACCTTGCTAAAGGATTTTATATTGCTGTTTAGGTATACTTGTtatttgtaaaacaacaacaaagcttTCCTCACTGTTAGTTGCAAGTTTTACCATATATGTTAATACATACAGTTATGAAAGAACAAGGCTAAATGAAGTGATCATTTTACTgcatttgaaattgttaaaaaaaattgttacacaaatatgaaagagataaaCTAAATAAAAGGTATTTTCTCTGGTTTGAATAAAAGAGAATGAAGTCTGGCAGAATCTGGTGAGatcatgtatatttaaaaagttaCCAGACCTCATATCCTTTACGATTTTTTGTCTTTACATGCCTTgactaagaagagactatctttaaacaaaaagttcaaTAATAAGGAATGTGTCATCCctttaagcctgtgcagactgctcaggcaaatgttggacaacactttaggcacatgacaacactttaggcacatgacaacactttaggcacatgacaatactttaggcacatgacaacactttaggcacatgacaacactttaggcacatgacaacactttaggcacatgacaacactttaggcacatgacaacactttaggcacatgacaatactttaggcacatgacaacactttaggcacatgacaacactttaggcacatgacaatactttaggcacatgacaacactttaggcacatgacaatactttaggcacatgacaacactttaggcacatgacaacactttaggcacatgacaacactttaggcacatgacaacactttaggcacatgacaacactttaggcacatgacaacactttaggcacatgacaacactttaggcacatgcacaatgcccagttttttcagaatgAGACTCGTGTTTTTACAGAGCTGGTCCAAGAGAGGCGACCCAGTGCTGCATATTGATTTGCGGAGATGGGCAGATCTGCTACTGATTGCTCCCCTTGGTGCTAACACAATGGCAAAGATATGCACTGGAATCTGTGATAATCTAGTGGTATGAATAAAACTCACTgctaatcatatatatatatagggataTCAGTCATTAATTTACCTTCAGTcgctttataaaaaaatattatatattattcacAAACGTCAGACTTAACAATGAACTGTGCGTAATCATTCAGTTTTTGTACATTTAAGTAAAATTTAACTTTTATGAATACCTATCCCTGTACACCACATGTTATGCGACCCATATGCTGAGCCTGCTCTATTGTTGACATGAAAGCAGCTCATTCatctatgttttatttattttcaaattaaatttcaaGGTTTGAGCATGAAAAAAGCTACATGACATACAATCTCAACCCCAAACTCTGTTTAAAATGTGTACATGAAATCTTAAAACTTGTCAACTGTTTTTTGTTCCTCTACCATCAGACGTGTGTTGCTCGAGCCTGGGACTTGAGCAAGCCCCTCCTGTTTGCTCCTGCAATGAACACCCACATGTGGGATCACCCCATTACAAGGGAGCAGGTGGGGCGTCTGACAGGGTGGGGCTACATCTACATCCCCGTAGTGGAGAAGACACTGATGTGTGGAGACAAAGGTATACAGGTTAATACAATTCATCACGATTCACAACACTAGTGGTTGCTGAACTTAATTTTATTGTAGCACATTTACTTAGTAGAttgatttgaacaaaaaattgtATGCATATGGACTTTCTTTCACCAATTTGGGTAATTTGAAATTATTGGTTATTATATTCATGGAACACTTTCAACTGTGAGtgaacatgtatgtattgaatagtTTCCTTTCTCTGATACATAATCACACCACATTCTCAtcccttaaaaaacaaaaacaggggaaattcagagctccagataaggttttgtgaaattcttaaattactaccagattttcaaaaagaattcttaactctgaaattttattcttaacgttactactaagttttggaaaataattcttattttttataaatgacctaaaaataaataataatggttattttcatgaaaaaaaatcaaaataaacatactagcaactttatttatacgagttcaacagtgtctttttagtattatacaattttatttttcaaataccttcatatgcccaaactgtgcttagattgcatgccttagatgaatgtttacatatttcacaattaaaacgggtctctcCTTTAATCTTTTCAACAATTAGCCatgggacttgtcccttccactcgttcaatgttgtttttttgtgtttaagtttggacccgtcgtgtcgcgtttttgtttagcttttccgactgtgtcggaaactgaacatacagcatcgtataagatcttttctataatgtctttctaaacatttaacttcggctcactttgcgtacaatatgttaaaagcgtgtttttggacgctttgcagttttttaggacgctctctgggcgccgccattgtttttgacagatagactgtatacgcagcttttattagaaaaaatgcgctttgttaaacaaacccgataaccattctaaaTAAGCaacgcaaagatctttaatacgggaaaagaactcaataaaaatcgatacgaaccgatgtaaaaataatattcgtaacttgattttgtaattcttaatggtacgacaagattttaaaataaatacgtaacggacttgaaaataattcgtaaatacgaaaatacgacccttatctggagctctgggaaATTGGTATTATGAGTAACTGCTATGGATCAAGGAATTAGAATCATTTCTCAAACTCAGGAAATTTGACATATTGACATGAATGGGGACCTATTATACAAACAGTTTAGGCTCCTGGAAAGAAGAAGTGCAGCATCATATAGAAACATGTCAAACTCTTTTGATAATAGTGCAAGTCAGTGATAATCTAGCCACAAATGTCAGATAAAACCACATTTGGGTTATTTTGCTGTCTACTTGGTTTACTAAGCATCATTATTTGGTCGGTTAGTTAATACATTTTGTGTTGTTCATAATACCAGAATAAAAAGGGTGCCGGTCAACTTGTATCTAAGGCAATTCAAACCTTGGtcaacacatacttattttggtTATCTTGTACGTGTTTTTTGTGATCTCTTATTTATTGAAGTCAACTCGCACCCAAAACAATACATGTAGGATAGAATAGGATTATCAGTTTATTAGTTTAAATCATAGAGATGATGTCTTCTTTTTTCTAAATGTTTCCACGTGACTTATCTCAACATAcggtttattattaaattatgaagtgtatttttattaaaaagagATTGTAGGTTAcagtttattataaaataaatgtttaccgATAGAACCGTCTGTGTAGCAAGACAACacaattaatcaaattaaattaattccaAGAGCTTTATTGATGTTATTATTGATTAAGGTTTTTAAACGgaaagtatttgttttaaacatttgaagGGAACATTTCAATAgtttaataatgtattataaaactAATTAGTAAAACTGTTATGACATGTAATATCctgaacaaacacaaattaaaattgtaattacatCTGTTTTCTACAATTTAAAGAACTGAATTTTGGAAACAAAAAAGCTCTTGCGTGGTATGTTTCAAGTTAAAAAAACTGCTGGTAAAACTGAAATGAAATGGAAAATcatgaataaaaaatacaacatttgaaTTGTTCGTGCGTCTTTTTGTCTACACTGATAAACTCTATTTGCAAACAATCGAAAGACAAAAGATCCATTTGTAATTTTAGAATCTAATTGCGGGAAAAGTTAGCAAATGCACAATAAGCAATATGTCGAAATATTTCCTCAATATTGCCTCATGATAAAATCAGTCAAAAAGCCCCACTTTCAaaacaaatgggccgtgctctgtgaaaaggggttaattgcatttgcataaagtgttggtccagattagcctttgcagtccaaacagactaatcagggacgaaattttccacttttatgatatttttcgtttaaagaaagtctcttcttagcaaaaattcagttcaggcggaaagtgtcatccctgattagcacaggctaatctgggacgacactttacgcacatgcattgaaccactttttcacagagcacgactcattaCTGCTGTTAATGTTTCAGGAAGTGGTGCCATGGCTGAGGTGGATGATATTGTTCAAGCAGTTATTGATCAGCGCGATTCTTTAGAACACAGTCGCCAAGCAGTTATTGATCAGCGTGATTCTTTAGGACAAAGTTTCCAAGAGAAAAAGAGGAAGCTGGATAATGAAGAATGCTAAAATAAAGTGTGACATGACTCAATTACTTCTTGCGAATTCACACTGTTAGTACTGCAGAGTGCACACTGTTACTACTGCCGAGTGCACACTGTTAGTGCTGCAGAGTGCACACTGTGAGTACTGCTGAGTGCACACTGTTAATACTGCCAAGTGCACACTGTTAATACTGTCGAGTGCACACTGTTAATACTGCCAAGTGCACACTGTTAATACTGTCGAGTGCACACTGTTAATACTGCTGAGTGCACTCTGTTAATACTGCCGAGTGCACACTTTTACTACTGCTGTGTGCACACTGTTACTACTGCTGTGTGCACACTGTTACTACTGCCGAATTCACACTGTTAATACTGCAGAGTGCACACTGTTAAATCTAATAAAACACTGATGAATGTTCTTTCCTTTAATGGTCAACCAACATGTGCTCTTTTACATAACAACAATTGTCTCCCTTACATTCACAACAAGACTGGAGGAGTATTTCCGCTTacattgtaaataataaattgaacTGTACAAAGTTAACACACACTGTTAGTACTGCCTTGTGCACACTGTTACTACTGCCGAATGCACACTGTTACTACTGCCGAATGCACACTGTTAGTACTGCCGAGTGCATGCTGTTAGTACTGCTGATTGCATGCTGTACGTACTGCCGAGTTCATACTGTTTTTCGGCGGATTATCATTTCTGTTTACCAGAGGATGCGTTGCGTGCTTTTGTAGCATGTGCTTTAGTTTCAAGTATACAACATTGTTTGTTTATAGGTGAAGGTTACAACTGGAGGTAGGAAAGGCATGCCTAATGCTCTGAATTCTGGCATATAACGCATAAACTAGTAATCAATTTTCGCATGTTCCCATATTTAGAATGTTGTAGATTTAAAATGTATAGGTTAAGCATGTACTGAAGACCCAGACGTCTGTTTATTCAGCGCTGTAACTGGTTTTATCCCATTTttaccgcgacattgacggtataacacgttgtggaatatacttgcctgtcttcaacactgtgggatatacctgtcacgtgcacggactactttttactttatcactgaatgatttttcataattaataaagtcgagaaaactttagctttaaaattatacgacgttcaacctttaaatctagtcatatgacataatttttcgccatccgtataatgaatcagctgattgatggcgtcataaaatgacactttttgcgtcattttcccccaaaaaaattacGATTTATTacaaacgcgacttatttcacatgaatatgtactgtatatcgacatacggtatttgaattgtcaattaatcacattttccttctttcgtgtaatgtgcattgttaataattcatgcatatacttttgacatttaagaatgtacaacaagccatacaaatatcgcacaattcataaataatctgcaatatttgctatccgatttaattcacgttaatcatagagctgtgtaaagaaTAAGATGgtaaaatagcaccacactggaattcggaacgtcccattttgtacacgggtatatccactgatttatctgttgtgtaatgtaatgttttccattctttgtgtatttatatattaaatttattttcttgtacacaataattgCATTTATCAAagacattgtgcaagtttaaacataattatgtttgtatgcagaaatctgcaaatgcatccgagtttaccaacggctattatttgataaactgctccggttcattttaacagcagcaatgaacatagagtacatgacgtagcgtgtgatgaatcagaaagtttatcgagttcataaattcatttaaaacagtgataggatggcatgagggtctttatttaactatgctaaaataattattaaagaccctagatgcaaaatcgccaattattgagttaaatggattattagatggattttaaaggattattaaaggtaagatactagttcgaacgtgttttggtttttgtttgtacttttgtcgttccctgttctcggggaaatgatttaaaCATGGGGGCCATTAATGCATTGGATCAAACACGGCATAcccatattatataaaaaacacgttctgcgcgtcattaaattcgtcgtccgaagtcggaaaacgtattgccctgcatattaagtcaaataaagtgtaagtcgctgcaattgtctgtttactcgtcgatagtgtagaatctatgttgacatcattgtctcttttccattgtctgcaaaaaggcagtgaaacaccaaattacgcaacattttttttttattcagcaaaacagttcaacgctaaatagtttgtgcatgatgttcaaaagatttaagttacatttaaaagcgaatacgtttgttcgtaatatgtacggtaccgacggactaatacatttaaaacaaaaagtctATTTTTTCAGTTCTTTCCCTCTAGAAGTCTAGCCACGGCgtgagaaaataatatttcaaattgcattcgTTAGCACACCTCATCCTTTACCACTAAAGATTATTTTTAAATCGAATTATTGTTCTTGACTATACAAAGTCTATAGTCTTTACtaaaagtcgaatatggccacagtaaataacactgaaaatcgcaccatcgttcatttctgaaagtcgactatggcctcagtaaatggctcttaaaatgagaccatcgttcattactgcaagtcgaatatggccacagtaaatgactcttaaaatgacaccatcgttcattactgcaagtcaactatggccacagtatatgactcttaaaataacaccatcgttcattactcaaagtcgactatggccacagtaaatgactcttaaaatgacaccatcgttcattactaaagtcgactatggccacagtaaatgactcttaaaatgacacccatcgttaattactacaaatcgactatggccacagtaaatgacttttaaaatgacacccatcgttcattactgcaagttgactatggccacagtaaatgactcttaaaatgacaccatcgttcattactgaaagtcgactatggccacagtaaatgactcttaaaacgacaccatcgttcattaataaatgtcgactatggccacagcaaacgactcttaaaatgacaccatctttcattactgaaagtcgactatggccacagtaaatgacacttaaaatgacaccatcgattataactggaagtcgactatggccacagtatatgactcttaaaataagaccatcgttcattactgcaagtcgactatggccacagcaaatgactcttaaaatgacaccatcgttcattactgcaagtcgactatggccacagtaaatgactcttaaaatgacaccatcgttcattactgcaagtcggctatggccacagtaaatgactcttaaaataacaccatcgtttattactaaaggttgactatggccacagtaaatgactcttaaaatgacgccatcgttcattactgaaagtcgactatggccacagtaaatgactctttaaataacaccatcgttcattactaaaggtcgactatggccacagtaaatgactcttaaaatgacaccatcgttcaatactaaaagtcgactatggccacagtaaatgactcttaaaatgacaccatcgttcaatattaaaagtcgactatggccacagtaaatgactcttaaaataacaccatcgttcattactgaaagtcgactatggccacagtaaatgactcttaaaatgataCCGTCGTTTttttactgaaagtcgactatgaccacagtaaatgactctaaagTAAATGTGGTTTGCCTAAAACTCGTTCACAATTCTGTATTAATGCTTATAATGGCATAAGAGCGCCTTTGTCTTCATACAAAATATCATTCACATTTTCGTATTAATGCTTAAACATAGATAATTggggttatttactgtggccatagtcgactttcagtaatgaacgatggtgtcattttaagagtcatatactgtggccatagtcgacttgcagtaatgaacgatggtgtcattttaagtgtcatttactgtggccatagtcgacttgcagtaatgaacagtggtgacattttaagagtcatttactgtggccatagtcgacttgcagtaatgtacgatggtgtcgtttttagagtcatttactgtggccatagtcgactagcagtaatgaacgatggtgtcattttaagaatcatttactgtggccatagtcgacttgcagtaatgaacagtggtgacattttaagagtaatttactgtgaccatagtcgacttgcagtaatgtacgatggtgtcgtttttagagtcatttactgtggccatagttgacttgcagtaatgaacagcgTTGCccttttaagagtcatttactgtggccatagtcgactttcagtaatgaacgatggttttactgtggccatagtcgacttgcagtaatgaacgatggtgtcattttaagagtcatttactgtggccatagtcgacttgcagtaatgaacagtagtgacattttaagagtcatttactgtggccatagtcgacttgcagtaatgtacaatggtgtcattttaagagtcatttactgtggccaaagtcgacttgcagtaatgtacaatggtgtcatttttagagtaatttactgtggccatagtcgaaatgaagttatgaacgatggtgttattttaagagttatttactgtggccatagtcgacttttagtaatgaacgatggtgtcattttaagagtcttttactgtggccatagtcgacttgcagttatgaacgatggtgtcattttaagaatcatttactgtggccatagtcgacttgcagtaatgaacgatggttttactgtggccatagtcgacttccagtaatgaatgatggtgtcattttaagagtcatttactgtggccatagtcgacttgcagtaatgtacgatggtgtcattttaagagtcatttactgtggccatagtcgacttttagtaatgaacgatggtgttattttaagagtcatttactgtggccatagtcgaattgcagtaatgaacgatggtgtcattttaagagtcatttactgtggccatagtcgacttttagtaatgaacgatggtgtctttttaagagtcttttactgcgg containing:
- the LOC127840827 gene encoding phosphopantothenoylcysteine decarboxylase-like; the encoded protein is MSEDICPPSVNDTDTQFKVLLCLTGSVACIKASELVSKLLTNKISVKTIATEHAKHFLDLTTFPVPVIEDADEWKSWSKRGDPVLHIDLRRWADLLLIAPLGANTMAKICTGICDNLVTCVARAWDLSKPLLFAPAMNTHMWDHPITREQVGRLTGWGYIYIPVVEKTLMCGDKGSGAMAEVDDIVQAVIDQRDSLEHSRQAVIDQRDSLGQSFQEKKRKLDNEEC